One region of Laspinema palackyanum D2c genomic DNA includes:
- a CDS encoding SWIM zinc finger family protein — translation MSKTPDLTEPLLRQKSLPELFSKGRSDYESGNVTAVTLRGNLLNAEVMGKAVQPYRVRVGFDEGGLTSVTCSCAYHQSEWCEHIVATLFVVMRQPEAIQERPTLDQLLNQLTLVQTQELVQELVQQNPQLMDEIDCYITLKTKRSSTANLSKNQRPSPINSAPFRQQARDILYEGMRYFENLDGEDDPVTEELLDLIDNVQGLIEIGETYNALIVLEAIASACAADWDRVEQYGIDADEIVIALDEAIAEAILSDSLSSSEVEQWRSRLETLQDEWSTEFALSLESLTQGWDDPDLVAALKGTLTQPEIKEESLTNSSPDLGLIRLKILDRQERYQEYLNLAKAKGKMKQYLTMLGSLGRTAEAMEAAQTQMKTMEEALSLGQTLRSNGEASKALEVGKIGLKLPGNCQYELASWTADLAEELGNTEVELEARQSAFYDNPHATDYFRIKELTGENWSKIQPDLLNALKQYTTWGKTEVKVDIFLNEGLIDEAIACVTNLSDYYSDLLHRVMDAAIKHRPDWVIENARPRAESILDRKKSESYNQAIAWLKKVRAAYIQKDQWDTWKTYRQDLLQTHARKHKFRGMLEDRRLD, via the coding sequence ATGTCTAAAACTCCTGACTTGACTGAACCCCTCCTTCGCCAAAAATCCCTCCCTGAATTGTTTAGCAAAGGTCGGTCGGATTATGAATCTGGCAATGTAACCGCAGTGACCCTGCGAGGCAATTTACTCAATGCCGAAGTCATGGGTAAAGCAGTCCAACCCTATCGGGTTCGGGTCGGGTTTGATGAGGGCGGTTTGACCTCGGTGACTTGTTCTTGTGCATATCATCAGTCTGAATGGTGTGAACATATTGTTGCCACCCTATTTGTGGTGATGCGGCAACCAGAAGCGATTCAAGAGCGTCCAACTTTGGACCAACTGCTCAATCAGCTAACCCTGGTCCAAACCCAAGAATTAGTGCAAGAATTAGTCCAACAAAATCCACAACTCATGGATGAAATTGACTGTTATATTACGTTAAAAACTAAAAGAAGCAGCACAGCCAACCTGTCCAAAAACCAGCGACCTTCCCCCATAAATTCGGCCCCGTTTCGGCAGCAGGCACGGGATATTTTATATGAGGGGATGCGGTATTTTGAAAATTTAGATGGGGAAGACGACCCGGTAACCGAAGAGTTATTAGATTTAATTGATAATGTTCAAGGGTTAATAGAAATCGGGGAGACTTATAATGCTTTAATCGTGTTAGAAGCCATTGCCTCAGCTTGTGCAGCGGATTGGGACCGGGTGGAACAGTATGGGATTGATGCGGATGAAATTGTGATCGCCCTAGATGAGGCGATCGCCGAAGCAATTCTCAGCGACTCCCTCAGTTCCAGTGAGGTGGAACAGTGGCGATCGCGATTAGAAACCCTCCAAGATGAATGGAGTACCGAATTTGCCCTCAGCTTAGAATCCCTCACCCAAGGATGGGATGATCCCGATTTAGTAGCAGCCCTCAAAGGAACCCTAACCCAACCTGAAATTAAAGAAGAGTCGCTTACCAATTCTTCCCCGGATTTGGGATTAATTCGCTTAAAAATTTTGGATCGCCAAGAGCGATATCAGGAGTATTTGAACCTGGCTAAAGCAAAGGGCAAAATGAAACAATATCTGACCATGTTGGGCAGTTTAGGACGAACTGCCGAAGCAATGGAAGCCGCCCAGACCCAGATGAAAACGATGGAAGAAGCGTTATCCTTGGGTCAAACCTTACGCAGCAATGGGGAAGCCAGCAAAGCCCTGGAAGTCGGAAAAATAGGGTTGAAATTACCGGGGAATTGCCAATATGAACTCGCCAGCTGGACCGCTGATTTAGCCGAAGAATTAGGAAATACTGAGGTAGAACTGGAGGCGAGACAATCAGCCTTTTATGATAATCCTCATGCTACAGATTATTTCAGAATCAAAGAATTAACGGGTGAAAATTGGTCCAAAATTCAACCAGATTTATTAAATGCTCTCAAGCAATATACGACTTGGGGAAAAACTGAGGTTAAGGTGGATATTTTCCTAAATGAAGGGCTAATTGATGAGGCGATCGCCTGCGTAACCAACTTAAGTGATTATTATTCAGATTTGCTACATCGGGTCATGGATGCCGCAATTAAACACCGTCCAGACTGGGTGATAGAAAATGCACGACCCCGTGCAGAATCGATTCTGGATCGCAAAAAATCTGAATCCTATAATCAGGCGATCGCCTGGTTGAAAAAAGTCCGGGCTGCTTACATTCAAAAAGACCAGTGGGATACTTGGAAAACCTATCGTCAAGACTTGCTACAAACCCACGCCCGCAAACACAAATTCCGAGGGATGCTGGAAGATAGGCGCTTGGACTAA
- the rbsK gene encoding ribokinase — protein MNILVFGSINLDLVTRTHRLPKPGETLAGISFFTASGGKGANQAVAAAKLGMITWMIGRVGGDNFGRELLESLQQSGVKCDRIFIDESTTSGIATIAVEDTGENTIVIVPGANDRINESDCDRLTDLLPTAAALLLQLEIPLPAVLTAAKKAQNAGVPVILDPAPARELPPELYSLIDIITPNETELSLLTGIAVRDVETAREAIRELQNRGVRTAIAKLGGKGVFCARGEEQFFIPAFEVETVDTVAAGDAFNGALAVAIAQGLPLPEAVRWGAAAGALTVTKPGAQSALPSRLTFEKFLREGKIKT, from the coding sequence ATGAATATTCTGGTGTTTGGGAGTATCAATCTGGATTTAGTTACCCGCACCCACCGCCTGCCGAAACCGGGTGAAACCCTGGCGGGAATTAGCTTTTTTACGGCATCTGGGGGCAAGGGTGCAAATCAAGCGGTTGCTGCTGCAAAATTGGGGATGATAACCTGGATGATTGGACGGGTTGGGGGAGATAATTTTGGACGGGAACTGTTGGAGAGTTTGCAACAGTCTGGGGTGAAGTGCGATCGCATCTTCATCGATGAAAGCACCACCTCTGGAATTGCCACGATCGCCGTCGAGGATACGGGAGAAAATACCATTGTGATTGTTCCCGGGGCTAACGATCGCATCAATGAGTCAGACTGCGATCGCCTCACGGATTTATTACCCACTGCGGCAGCATTATTATTACAATTGGAAATTCCCCTCCCCGCCGTTTTGACAGCCGCTAAAAAAGCTCAAAATGCCGGAGTTCCGGTCATTTTAGACCCCGCCCCTGCCCGAGAACTGCCCCCAGAATTGTATTCCTTAATTGATATCATTACCCCCAATGAAACCGAACTGAGTCTCCTCACCGGAATTGCTGTGAGAGATGTGGAAACCGCCCGGGAAGCAATCCGCGAATTGCAAAACCGGGGAGTTAGAACAGCGATCGCCAAGTTAGGGGGAAAAGGCGTGTTTTGTGCCCGGGGAGAAGAACAGTTTTTTATCCCCGCCTTTGAAGTGGAAACAGTGGATACCGTAGCGGCAGGGGATGCCTTTAATGGCGCATTGGCAGTGGCGATCGCCCAGGGATTGCCCTTACCCGAGGCGGTAAGATGGGGGGCTGCCGCAGGTGCCTTAACCGTCACGAAACCCGGTGCTCAATCCGCCTTACCCAGTCGCCTCACCTTCGAGAAATTTCTCCGGGAGGGGAAAATCAAGACTTGA
- a CDS encoding ComF family protein, whose protein sequence is MMGNWSAMVKGWVNLFLKPNCPLCDRPGKPLLCPGCDRQLQRQKFSVKQRLLQETPPVLIWGRYGGVMKRAIAVMKYQNCPELAQPLGYALAETWLQSPLAKAQGLTVVPIPMYPDKQRKRGFNQAELLAKSFCELTGYPLEPRGLERVRDTEALNQLSPAQRQQTLANSMTVGARLRRNKPKQGVILLDDIYTTGATCQEAITTLSKEGISVYGIAAIATTQPVDQPIKS, encoded by the coding sequence ATGATGGGAAATTGGTCGGCAATGGTGAAAGGGTGGGTGAATTTGTTTTTAAAACCCAATTGTCCCTTGTGCGATCGCCCGGGAAAACCGCTGCTGTGTCCGGGTTGCGATCGCCAGTTACAGCGCCAAAAATTCTCGGTGAAGCAACGGTTATTACAGGAAACCCCTCCGGTGTTGATTTGGGGTCGCTATGGGGGGGTGATGAAACGGGCGATCGCCGTGATGAAGTACCAAAACTGCCCGGAACTCGCCCAACCCCTGGGGTACGCCCTCGCTGAAACTTGGTTACAGTCTCCCCTGGCAAAAGCGCAGGGACTGACGGTGGTTCCCATTCCCATGTATCCCGACAAGCAACGAAAACGGGGATTTAATCAGGCGGAATTACTGGCAAAAAGCTTTTGCGAACTGACGGGATATCCGTTAGAACCTCGGGGTTTAGAACGAGTGCGCGATACGGAGGCGTTAAATCAATTATCCCCGGCACAACGCCAGCAAACTCTCGCGAATTCGATGACGGTGGGGGCCCGGTTGCGCCGCAACAAGCCGAAACAGGGGGTGATTCTGCTCGATGACATTTATACGACGGGGGCAACTTGTCAAGAAGCTATCACAACCCTGTCTAAAGAGGGGATTTCAGTATATGGGATTGCGGCGATCGCCACGACTCAGCCTGTAGATCAACCCATCAAGTCTTGA
- a CDS encoding putative PEP-binding protein has translation MDHLYWLDQIQPSQRSLVGDNPFNLSQMAQQGYPVLPGFVLAAPALREFLETYPWEEPLFAELLSSSVHLNVDEPRQLKAIAQHIREEMMGAKLPQQWINTLAMAAQQLNSPGLILSPSVTLPKNTPSPLKFSGLVESYVCRCDPEEIALGVLQTWAELFRAKSLLYWQRSRIELRSLNLAVVVQPLHPAITSGTLTYTQAHCEIQATWGLALSIKLGEAIPDWYQIHSHSGNAIAQILGNKHLSYELRVNPTLGDEFTSEISLPSPYSCLQPYVVSDEQQQEFALKPRELEILGAIARDLGSHLDRHFILEWTLVKATEQSPAQIYITGVEVGNPLSSLAIRPPLDPPAAPKSTPITAIAGEEMPQMILGTGAAKGVAVGLAYCIPSPTEVLENIPPGRILIAKEIVPHWLHIVRQAAAVVTESGGMTSHAAILAREFGIPAVVGAAGVTQAIATATEICVNGDTGEIFVLTAGTVQPSLERSPHPVASVVSKPHPMLLPESDPITASCAQPFPTATQLMVNLSHPSSLDRIADAYLDGVGLLRSEMMALEIFQSEDPYQWRDRHKSQEFIHRISEPLKRVAKFFFPRPVFYRSLDLRGYDLPGLRSPGQTSINPSRSAQTLGVHGAFSYLLDPALFDLELETLAKLQQEGLTNLRLIIPFVRTVEEFIFCRNRVQQFKLDQVRDFQLWIMAEVPSALFLIPDYAQAGVQGISIGTNDLTQLLLAADRENQQMSDVFDPRHPAVMRAIHQLIQQAKAAGIPCAICGGAPTRYPETIDTLVRWGIEGISVEPEAIVRTHQAIARSEQRILLEMARRDSGDCPF, from the coding sequence GTGGATCACCTCTACTGGCTTGACCAAATTCAACCCTCACAACGGTCGTTAGTGGGGGATAACCCCTTTAATTTAAGTCAGATGGCGCAACAGGGCTATCCGGTGTTGCCCGGATTTGTGTTGGCAGCCCCTGCATTGCGAGAGTTTTTAGAAACCTATCCTTGGGAAGAACCCCTGTTTGCCGAGCTCCTGAGTTCCTCGGTGCATCTGAATGTGGATGAGCCCCGACAGCTAAAGGCGATCGCCCAACATATCCGGGAAGAAATGATGGGGGCAAAGTTACCCCAGCAGTGGATCAATACCTTGGCAATGGCAGCGCAACAACTGAATTCCCCGGGGTTAATCCTTTCCCCTAGCGTCACCCTCCCGAAAAATACCCCCAGTCCGCTCAAATTTTCGGGGTTAGTGGAAAGCTATGTTTGCCGGTGCGATCCAGAGGAAATTGCTCTGGGAGTCTTGCAAACTTGGGCGGAGTTATTTAGAGCTAAAAGTTTATTGTATTGGCAGCGATCGCGGATTGAACTGCGTTCCCTAAATCTAGCGGTGGTGGTGCAACCCCTACACCCTGCTATTACCTCCGGAACCCTCACCTATACCCAAGCGCACTGTGAAATTCAAGCCACCTGGGGATTGGCCCTCTCGATTAAACTGGGAGAGGCGATTCCCGATTGGTATCAAATCCACTCCCACAGTGGAAATGCGATCGCCCAAATTTTGGGGAACAAACACCTCAGTTATGAACTGAGAGTGAACCCCACCTTAGGGGATGAGTTCACCTCAGAAATTAGCTTGCCGAGTCCCTACAGTTGTCTTCAACCCTATGTGGTGAGTGACGAACAACAACAGGAATTTGCCCTCAAACCCCGTGAACTGGAAATTTTGGGGGCGATCGCCCGAGACCTTGGCAGTCACTTAGACCGCCACTTCATCCTAGAATGGACCCTCGTCAAAGCTACAGAACAGTCCCCAGCACAGATCTATATCACCGGAGTGGAAGTGGGAAATCCCCTCTCCTCATTGGCAATCCGGCCCCCCTTAGACCCGCCAGCAGCCCCAAAATCGACCCCGATAACCGCAATCGCGGGAGAAGAAATGCCCCAGATGATCCTCGGAACAGGGGCTGCCAAAGGAGTCGCCGTCGGATTAGCCTATTGCATCCCCTCCCCAACGGAAGTCTTGGAAAATATCCCCCCAGGACGGATCTTGATTGCCAAAGAAATAGTCCCCCATTGGCTGCATATCGTCCGACAAGCAGCAGCAGTGGTCACCGAATCCGGGGGAATGACCAGTCATGCGGCGATTCTTGCCCGAGAATTTGGCATTCCTGCGGTAGTGGGGGCTGCTGGAGTGACCCAAGCGATCGCCACCGCCACGGAAATTTGTGTTAATGGGGATACCGGCGAAATTTTTGTACTCACTGCCGGAACAGTCCAACCCAGTCTTGAGCGATCGCCTCACCCTGTTGCCTCTGTTGTTTCAAAACCTCATCCCATGCTTTTACCCGAGTCTGACCCCATAACCGCTTCCTGTGCTCAACCCTTTCCCACCGCGACACAGTTGATGGTGAACTTGTCGCATCCGAGTTCCTTAGACCGAATTGCGGATGCCTACTTAGATGGGGTGGGTTTATTGCGATCGGAAATGATGGCCCTGGAAATTTTCCAATCCGAAGACCCCTACCAATGGCGCGATCGGCACAAAAGCCAGGAATTTATCCACCGAATTTCCGAACCCTTAAAGCGCGTCGCCAAATTTTTCTTTCCTCGTCCGGTATTTTATCGGTCCTTAGATTTGCGCGGGTACGATTTACCCGGACTGCGATCGCCCGGACAAACCAGCATCAACCCCAGTCGCAGCGCCCAAACCTTGGGAGTACATGGCGCATTTAGCTACCTCCTCGACCCGGCATTATTTGATTTAGAACTCGAAACCCTAGCCAAACTGCAACAGGAGGGGTTGACCAACCTGCGATTAATCATTCCCTTTGTGCGAACCGTCGAAGAATTTATATTTTGCCGGAATCGGGTGCAACAATTCAAACTCGACCAGGTTCGGGACTTCCAACTCTGGATCATGGCAGAAGTGCCTTCTGCCTTATTTTTAATCCCAGATTATGCGCAAGCCGGAGTCCAGGGAATTTCCATCGGGACCAATGATTTAACCCAGTTACTCCTCGCCGCAGACCGAGAAAATCAGCAAATGTCCGATGTGTTTGACCCCCGTCATCCGGCAGTGATGAGGGCGATTCATCAACTGATTCAACAGGCAAAAGCCGCAGGAATTCCTTGTGCGATTTGTGGCGGTGCACCCACCCGGTATCCGGAAACAATAGATACTCTAGTGCGCTGGGGAATTGAGGGAATTTCCGTCGAACCCGAGGCGATCGTCCGTACTCATCAGGCGATCGCCCGGTCCGAACAGCGCATCCTGTTAGAAATGGCCCGTCGTGACTCCGGGGACTGTCCGTTCTAA
- a CDS encoding DUF1361 domain-containing protein: MTAQLMDWMTVAWGIMQGNHRFMVWNTFLAVVPLALSFWLFHKPRSQWLRWGVFLILGATFLPTADRVFRTGIFLLQRISADYLIWILILTLILMSSEIWQLRRSQNSPTASRSLLWWLGFVAFIAFLPNAPYVLTDVIHLINDIRAGHSVWMITLVLIPQFLIFMIVGFQSYVLSLIYLTWYMERWGLRRFTALAELVIHGLTAVGIYLGRFQRFNSWDIVTDPDILVRSVMNDLIGRRPVLVMIVTFVVITVLYWLFKQLTLALMHRNSQPKSAWSPVAPVESPATDSDAQ, encoded by the coding sequence ATGACTGCTCAATTGATGGACTGGATGACTGTTGCATGGGGAATTATGCAAGGGAATCATCGCTTTATGGTGTGGAATACGTTTTTAGCGGTTGTCCCCTTAGCGTTGAGTTTTTGGTTGTTTCATAAACCCCGATCGCAATGGTTGCGGTGGGGGGTGTTTCTCATTCTAGGGGCCACTTTTCTGCCAACTGCGGACCGGGTTTTCCGGACGGGAATTTTTCTGCTGCAACGAATCAGTGCCGATTACTTAATCTGGATTCTCATCCTGACTCTGATTTTGATGTCTTCGGAAATTTGGCAGTTGCGGCGCAGTCAAAATAGCCCAACGGCTTCGCGATCGCTGTTGTGGTGGTTGGGATTTGTGGCGTTTATCGCCTTTTTACCCAATGCGCCTTATGTCTTAACCGATGTGATTCATTTAATTAATGATATTCGCGCCGGACACTCGGTCTGGATGATTACTTTAGTCTTGATTCCCCAGTTTCTGATATTTATGATTGTGGGGTTTCAATCTTACGTTTTGTCCCTGATTTATTTGACTTGGTATATGGAACGGTGGGGGTTACGTCGGTTTACTGCGCTGGCGGAACTGGTGATACATGGGTTGACGGCAGTCGGGATTTATCTGGGTCGGTTTCAACGGTTTAATAGTTGGGATATTGTGACAGACCCGGATATTTTAGTCCGCAGTGTGATGAATGATTTGATTGGTCGCCGTCCGGTTTTGGTGATGATTGTGACGTTTGTGGTGATTACGGTTTTATACTGGTTATTTAAACAATTGACTTTGGCGCTGATGCACCGCAATAGTCAGCCCAAAAGTGCCTGGAGTCCAGTCGCCCCTGTGGAGTCTCCCGCAACGGATTCGGACGCGCAATAA